One genomic region from Plasmodium chabaudi chabaudi strain AS genome assembly, chromosome: 7 encodes:
- a CDS encoding phosphatidylinositol N-acetylglucosaminyltransferase subunit H, putative, whose translation MNSEIRKIVHTYGIEYICEKRKKKHFVLYIIIIFSLYYIYYLYLGYKKGILIINELQIFILGFYIFLIITYLNNYSIDKLFLINNVGIQIEKSSWLQHSLKFICLSDVKRIFINEAIYIFEICPNLCIVLKNGKSLVLFEDYRLGIKNLVMIYRDMKSVVFGEDNIGLKNIKAVDVEEKNDEAYKEENTIDEEISLSSNNTCSSNNSYVNSDNIYKLIQSNSFKNCIIKNKINKNNITKTFDVHISKKLALEIMNS comes from the exons atgaatagtGAAATAAGGAAAATTGTGCATACATATGgaattgaatatatatgcgaaaaaaggaaaaaaaaacattttgttttatatataataataatattttctctatattatatatactactTATACTTG ggatataaaaaaggcaTTCTTATTATTAACGAActtcaaatatttattttgggTTTCTACATATTCCTAATcataacatatttaaataattatagtaTTG acaaattatttttaataaataatgttgGCATACAAATTGAGAAAAGTAGTTGGCTGCAGCATTCgctaaaatttatttgtttaagCGATGTGAaaagaatttttattaacgaa gcaatatatatttttgaaatatgcCCAAACTTATGCATTGTtcttaaaaatggaaaatccCTAGTTCTTTTCGAg gACTATCGATTAGGAATTAAGAACTTGGTTATGATTTATAGAGACATGAAAAGTGTTGTTTTTGGTGAAGATAATATAggattgaaaaatattaaagcTGTGGATGTAGAAGagaaaaatgatgaagCATATAAAGAGGAGAATACTATTGATGAAGAAATTAGCTTATCATCAAATAATACATGTAGTTCGAACAATAGCTATGTAAATAgtgataatatttataaacttATTCAATCGAacagttttaaaaattgtataattaaaaataaaattaataaaaacaatataacGAAGACATTTGACGTGCATATTAGTAAAAAATTAGCTCTTGAAATTATGAATAGCTAa
- a CDS encoding ATP synthase-associated protein, putative, producing the protein MGFHIQRYIAMMGRGINPKTWKRMWVDCKDKQIIHLYNGMAEFTNTQIAQVARVYHYRYWWWANPFGMGLVFYLGYKAWYMIYMNHKQRKVAQVVASAYGQGGQWLNPVPK; encoded by the exons atggggTTTCATATACAAAGATATATTGCTATGATGGGCCGAGGGATAAATCCCAAAACGTGGAAGCGAATGTGGGTAGATTGTAAAGATAAGcaaataatacatttatacAATGGTATGGCAGAATTTACAAATACACAAATTGCCCAGGTTGCTAGAGT CTATCATTATAGGTATTGGTGGTGGGCCAATCCATTTGGTATGGGActagttttttatttaggATATAAAGCATGGTATATGATATACATGAATCATAAACAAAGAAAGGTAGCTCAAGTTGTTGCTTCAGCTTATGGCCAAGGTGGACAATGGCTTAACCCAGTTCCAAAATAA